In Brachybacterium fresconis, the genomic stretch GCACCGAGACGTCCAGGGCGCTCGTGGGTTCGTCGAGCACGAGCAGCTGAGGTTCCAGGGCGAGTGCGCGGGCGATCGCGATGCGCTGGCGCTGGCCGCCGGAGCACTCGTGGGGGAAGCGTCGTGCCAGGTCCGGGTCGAGATCGACAGCCTCCAGCAGGCGCGAGACCTCGGCCCGGATCCCATCGGCGCCGAGCTCACCGCGGCGGTGGGTGATCAGGCCCTCCGCGATGACGTCCCGGATCCGCATTCGCGGGTTCATGCTCGCGTACGGGTCCTGGAAGACCATCTGGACCGTGCGTGCCCGCTGCGCCGAGGAACGTCGACGGCCGGTCGCGAGATCCTCCCCGAGGGTGAGCACCCGGCCCCCGGTGGGCTCGGCGAGACCCACGATGATGCGAGCGAGGGTGGTCTTGCCGGAGCCGGACTCGCCGACCAGCGCCAGGGTCTCGCCGGCGTGGATGTCGAGGTCGATGTCGGTGAGCACCGTGTTCTCCCGGCGGTGCTGCCGGAAGGTCTTGCCCACCCCGCGGACCGTGATCAGCGGGGCGTCGTGGTCGTGGGGGCTCATGCGGTCGCTCCGATCTCCAGGCGCGGGGTGGCGGCGAGGAGGCTGCGGGTGTAGTCGTGCTGGGGGTGCTCGAACATCTGGAGCGCGTCCCCCTGCTCGGCCAGCACCCCGTCGTGCAGGACGGCCACGCGATCGGCGACCGAGGCGA encodes the following:
- a CDS encoding ABC transporter ATP-binding protein; translated protein: MSPHDHDAPLITVRGVGKTFRQHRRENTVLTDIDLDIHAGETLALVGESGSGKTTLARIIVGLAEPTGGRVLTLGEDLATGRRRSSAQRARTVQMVFQDPYASMNPRMRIRDVIAEGLITHRRGELGADGIRAEVSRLLEAVDLDPDLARRFPHECSGGQRQRIAIARALALEPQLLVLDEPTSALDVSVQATILDLLRDLQERMGVAYLFVSHDLAVVSGIADRVAVMADGRIEEIGPCREVLSAPSSAVTRRLLDSIAHPDPRRANPALASTGAGRADRADGAAGADA